DNA sequence from the Peromyscus leucopus breed LL Stock unplaced genomic scaffold, UCI_PerLeu_2.1 scaffold_1635, whole genome shotgun sequence genome:
TAAGGTGTTCTATCAACATTTAAACACTATTGACatagtgtttaaaaaaataattagaaaggtAGCTATCAAAGATCATTCCTTactgtgtaaatatataaaaaagttcAGAAATCAAAGTTCTAAACTattcatttctattaaaaaaaatgtccaacaTTTAAAAAGATGAGGATTCACTCTCACCAATGTCCTTATCTGGATCCTATTGGgcagcttctttttcttgttgccgTTTCTTCCAAAGCTTGGCCATTGCCAGAAACTTGAGGTTAGGCTGGTTGGCAGCATCCTCTGGAAAGATGTAATCATGGTATTCTTCCCAGCCGGCATCAGACCCATCTTGGGCCTGgacctttctcctcttcttgacCTTTTCTGGCATGAGTTTGTCTACTCTTTCCTTGTCTGATACTGTTCCAAATTCATCTTCAAACCCTCGCCAGGATTCCAGCAACATaagtctctcttctttctcttctcggTTTCTCATGGTTCTGTTCGCCTCTTGATAAATCTGTCTGCATTTAGTCACACCTGCTTCTTTCCCTGAGGATAACTCAAACCGAGCCAAACTGATCCATACCTTGACATCCTGTGTTTGCTGAAGCAGTTGTCGGTAAAGGTTTCGTGCTCTTTCAGTTTCTTCCTGCTCAATCTCGAAATGGATATATGATATGCAAAGAACCTCTGGCATGTCTAAGCTTGGCTGGCTGATGGCTAATTCGTAGATGGCCCAGGCTCTATGGATATCACCAAGGATTGTCTCTAATTCTGCAAACTTAATCCATGAGGTACAACTTTCAGGTCCAAATTCCAAGAACTTCTCATAAAGCTTGCGGCATCTGTCAAATTCTCGAAGCTGTAGTTCCAGTTCTATATAGCCTTTGAATAACTTGTTCTTTGGGCATTTGCCTATGGAAGTCCCCAAAGCTCTTCTGGCCAGTGGCAGATTTTTGTGTCGTATTTCAAACTGTGCATAATATAACCACATTTTGGCAAAGGTGAACTTGTTGTGAGGAATTAGTGCCAAAGAGGCTTGATAGACCTGTCTTGTCCTCTCAGGATCCTTGGCTTCCAGCTCTTCGTAGAATGCATAGTTGATCCAGAGATAGATGTAGCGCTTCCAATGCCTCTTCTCCTGGATGGGCGGCACGTTGGCAATGGCCCTCTCGTAGACTTCCCGCACTGTGTCGGCCTCCGCCTCACTTTCCTCCAAGCGCAAGTAATCAAACCAGGCATCGTAATTGTACGGATTAGCCTTCACTTCTTCTTCATATTGGCATCTCCGTTTGCTCACGATGATATCTTCAACAGCCCTGCGGTCCCCAAACTTCTTCTCAAAGACGGTATAGTTTGTTCCAGAGTTCTTGCGCCCTTGTTTTGAAATTCTACCCAGCGCATATTTGTAGATAACTCGTACCCTTTCCAGTTCTTTCTGGTTTTCCTCGAATTTGGCAAAGGCCGCATACAGGTGTGCGTCCATATGCTCCTCTCCAAAGAACTCCACTGCTCTCTCGTAGACTTGCCGCGCATGGGCAAAATAAGCATGCTTCTCTTCGAATCGGGCATACTTGACCCAGTTCTTCACAGCAGGGTGCACGAGCACAAAGCGTTCGTAAAGGGTACGGCCCGCTCCACCTCTTTGTGTCTCAGCTCGAAGCTGATGTAGGAGTGCCAGGCCTGCTCCTCAGGCCGCCATTCCATCCACCGCTCAAACACTTGACAGGCACTGGGGACATTGCCCAACATCTCCTCCATGGATGTGTTCCTGTGCCAGAACTCACTGACTCGGGGCAGAGTTGTTAGGGCTCGCTCCCAGATATTTCGGGCATGGTTCACCTGGCGgttcttcatttccatttctccatACTTCAGCCAGAGTGGAATACTCCCATAATCTACATCCAAGGCACGCTCGTAATATGGACCGAGCCCTTGGGATTTCCTTGAGACTTTCTTCCCACTGGCATATTTGATCCAGTTACTAATCACAGTCCTATTTTTTCTTATGTTATCTTCAAAAGTGTTCCTCTTCCGAAGTTTGTAATCATTGAGCTCCTCTTCATTTGTGATCTTCTGCTGAGGCGGGGGTGGAAGGAGCTCGAGTTCTCTCTCTTTAGCCTC
Encoded proteins:
- the LOC114689287 gene encoding LOW QUALITY PROTEIN: crooked neck-like protein 1 (The sequence of the model RefSeq protein was modified relative to this genomic sequence to represent the inferred CDS: inserted 1 base in 1 codon; substituted 1 base at 1 genomic stop codon), with product MEMKNRQVNHARNIWERALTTLPRVSEFWHRNTSMEEMLGNVPSACQVFERWMEWRPEEQAWHSYISFELRHKEVERXRTLYERFVLVHPAVKNWVKYARFEEKHAYFAHARQVYERAVEFFGEEHMDAHLYAAFAKFEENQKELERVRVIYKYALGRISKQGRKNSGTNYTVFEKKFGDRRAVEDIIVSKRRCQYEEEVKANPYNYDAWFDYLRLEESEAEADTVREVYERAIANVPPIQEKRHWKRYIYLWINYAFYEELEAKDPERTRQVYQASLALIPHNKFTFAKMWLYYAQFEIRHKNLPLARRALGTSIGKCPKNKLFKGYIELELQLREFDRCRKLYEKFLEFGPESCTSWIKFAELETILGDIHRAWAIYELAISQPSLDMPEVLCISYIHFEIEQEETERARNLYRQLLQQTQDVKVWISLARFELSSGKEAGVTKCRQIYQEANRTMRNREEKEERLMLLESWRGFEDEFGTVSDKERVDKLMPEKVKKRRKVQAQDGSDAGWEEYHDYIFPEDAANQPNLKFLAMAKLWKKRQQEKEAAQXDPDKDIGESESSSF